From a single Okeanomitos corallinicola TIOX110 genomic region:
- the dnaB gene encoding replicative DNA helicase — protein sequence MAEELSFQGDGSDHLPPQNIEAEEAILGGILLDPEAIGRIRDRLTPEAFYINPHKDIYQAALTLHAQNKPTDLLSITNWLTDNDKLTRIGGRNKLATLVDRTVSAVNIDALAGLVMEKYLRRQLIKAGNEIVQLGYETQTELPIVLDQAEQKVFGVTQEKPQSGLIHIADTLINAFQEIETRNQGIALPGIPCGFYDLDAMTSGFQRSDLIIVAGRPSMGKTAFCLNLAHNIAAGYKLPVAMFSLEMSKEQLVQRLLASEAQIESGYLRSGRISQTQWEPLSRAIGMLSEMPIFIEDTPNITVTQMRSQARRLQAEQNTELGLIVIDYLQLMEGGGDNRVQELSRITRSLKGLARELSVPVIALSQLSRGVEARTNKRPMLSDLRESGCLTGDSLITLADTGLQVPIRELIGKSGFEVSSLNENTMKLEKAIVSNAFSTGIKPVFTLKTRLGRKIRATANHQFLTIHGWNRLDKLSSKQHICLPGYLPVSGQQTMNYAEVALLGNFRSRERALKVANTHESLALANSDVYWDEIMSIIPDGEEEVFDLTVPNLHNFVANNIIVHNSIEQDADLVIMLYRDEYYSPDTPDRGIAEVIIAKHRNGPTGTIKLLFEPQFTKFKNLAKPNY from the coding sequence ATGGCTGAAGAACTGAGTTTCCAAGGTGATGGAAGTGACCACCTACCACCCCAAAATATCGAAGCAGAAGAAGCGATTTTGGGGGGTATACTCCTAGATCCAGAAGCCATAGGTAGAATCCGCGATCGCCTCACACCGGAAGCATTTTATATTAACCCCCATAAAGACATATATCAAGCGGCCTTAACTCTTCATGCCCAAAATAAACCTACAGACTTACTCTCTATTACAAATTGGCTAACCGATAACGATAAACTTACCCGCATTGGTGGCAGAAACAAACTAGCTACATTAGTAGATCGCACAGTATCAGCAGTTAATATAGATGCCCTAGCAGGGTTAGTCATGGAAAAATACCTGCGACGGCAATTAATCAAAGCTGGAAACGAAATCGTACAACTCGGTTATGAAACACAAACCGAACTACCAATAGTCCTAGATCAAGCAGAACAAAAAGTATTTGGAGTTACCCAAGAAAAACCCCAATCAGGTCTAATTCATATTGCAGATACATTAATCAATGCCTTTCAAGAAATAGAAACTCGTAACCAAGGCATAGCTTTACCTGGTATTCCCTGCGGTTTTTATGATTTAGATGCCATGACCAGCGGTTTTCAGCGATCTGACCTAATTATCGTCGCTGGCAGACCATCAATGGGAAAAACAGCATTTTGCTTAAACCTAGCCCATAATATTGCTGCTGGTTATAAACTACCAGTTGCCATGTTCAGTCTAGAAATGTCCAAAGAACAGCTAGTGCAGAGGCTACTAGCCAGTGAAGCACAAATCGAAAGCGGTTATTTAAGAAGCGGACGCATCAGTCAAACCCAATGGGAACCATTAAGTCGCGCCATTGGAATGCTTTCAGAAATGCCAATTTTCATTGAAGACACTCCCAACATTACCGTCACCCAAATGCGGAGTCAAGCGCGAAGACTGCAAGCAGAACAAAATACAGAACTAGGATTAATAGTTATAGATTACCTGCAATTAATGGAAGGCGGGGGTGATAATCGCGTACAAGAATTATCAAGAATTACTCGTTCTTTAAAAGGTCTAGCCCGTGAATTATCAGTACCAGTAATTGCCCTATCACAGTTAAGTCGTGGTGTAGAAGCACGCACCAATAAACGACCAATGTTATCAGATTTAAGAGAATCTGGTTGTTTAACAGGTGATAGCTTAATCACATTAGCAGATACGGGATTACAAGTGCCAATTAGAGAATTAATAGGTAAATCTGGTTTTGAAGTGTCGTCACTAAATGAAAACACCATGAAACTAGAAAAAGCAATTGTGAGTAATGCTTTCTCTACAGGTATTAAACCCGTATTTACCTTAAAAACTCGACTAGGAAGAAAAATTAGGGCAACAGCTAATCACCAATTCCTGACAATTCATGGTTGGAACAGACTTGATAAGTTAAGTTCTAAACAACATATATGTTTACCTGGATATCTACCTGTTTCGGGTCAACAAACCATGAATTATGCTGAGGTTGCATTACTCGGAAATTTCAGAAGTCGAGAAAGAGCATTAAAAGTTGCTAATACTCATGAGTCACTTGCCCTTGCCAACAGTGATGTATATTGGGATGAGATTATGTCAATCATACCAGATGGAGAAGAAGAAGTATTTGACCTAACAGTGCCGAATTTACACAATTTTGTAGCGAATAACATCATTGTTCACAATTCCATTGAACAAGACGCAGATTTAGTAATTATGCTCTACCGCGATGAATACTACTCACCAGACACACCAGATCGGGGAATCGCAGAAGTAATCATAGCTAAACATCGTAACGGACCAACAGGAACTATAAAACTTTTATTTGAACCACAATTCACAAAATTTAAAAATTTAGCAAAACCAAATTATTAA
- a CDS encoding AAA-like domain-containing protein, giving the protein MAIKQNKTTRKRGVLLSTRGLQRLQKAISLWEEKENQGHHLTLEQLSQHTNVSAKTISRLWSANKGVDQKTLKLCFNAFNLELNREDYIFLKEENEEEILNTISTISKNLDIQTKINSPWLYPDGPVPLDSPLYIERLPIEELIYREVMQPGCIVRIQSPRQMGKTSLILRLLAFASTQGYRTVNLSFTYIDYHCLTNLNKLLRCICCQIATKLGIEPNIDDYWREEIGYKLTCSFYLQEYILKQVNRPIVLVLSEVDHFFEYPHIAQEFFALLYSWCEEARQNYLWQKLRLVVAYSTEQFVSLNINHSPLNIGLPIQLKDFTQEQVEELARRYQLQWDTGKESVLLMSLIGGHPAMIQIALYHLSYETITLPKLIEEAIAHGGIYRHHLQQHWVKLQSHPDLIKTYAEVVATKESVFIDPIHAYKLENLGLITFRGDRVLPRCQLYRAYFSKQF; this is encoded by the coding sequence ATGGCTATCAAGCAAAATAAGACTACGAGGAAACGGGGTGTACTTCTTTCTACCAGAGGACTACAGCGCTTACAAAAAGCAATTTCATTGTGGGAAGAAAAAGAAAACCAAGGCCATCACTTAACTTTAGAACAGCTATCCCAACACACAAATGTTTCTGCTAAAACTATCAGTAGACTATGGTCAGCAAACAAAGGTGTAGACCAAAAAACTCTTAAATTATGCTTTAACGCCTTTAATTTAGAACTTAATCGTGAAGATTATATCTTCCTCAAGGAAGAAAATGAGGAGGAAATATTAAATACTATCTCAACTATCTCCAAGAATTTAGATATACAAACGAAAATTAACTCTCCATGGTTATATCCAGATGGTCCAGTACCCTTAGATTCGCCTTTATATATTGAGCGTCTACCGATAGAAGAATTAATTTATCGAGAAGTTATGCAACCGGGCTGTATAGTTCGCATCCAGTCGCCTAGACAGATGGGAAAGACTTCTTTGATACTACGTCTGTTAGCCTTTGCCAGTACACAAGGGTATCGCACTGTAAATTTAAGTTTCACCTACATTGATTATCATTGTTTAACTAACTTAAATAAGCTATTGCGTTGTATTTGCTGTCAAATTGCCACAAAACTGGGAATTGAGCCGAATATTGATGATTATTGGCGTGAAGAAATTGGTTATAAGTTAACCTGTAGCTTTTACTTACAAGAGTATATTCTCAAACAGGTCAATAGACCCATAGTTTTAGTATTAAGTGAAGTAGACCATTTTTTTGAGTATCCCCATATTGCCCAGGAATTTTTTGCCTTGTTATATTCATGGTGTGAGGAGGCTAGACAAAACTATTTATGGCAAAAATTGAGGTTGGTAGTAGCTTATTCCACGGAACAATTTGTTTCTTTAAATATCAACCACTCTCCACTGAATATTGGTCTACCTATTCAACTAAAAGACTTTACTCAGGAACAAGTAGAAGAATTAGCTAGACGATATCAGCTACAGTGGGATACTGGTAAAGAATCAGTTTTGTTAATGTCTTTGATTGGCGGTCATCCAGCCATGATACAAATAGCATTATATCATCTTAGTTACGAAACCATTACTTTACCAAAATTGATCGAAGAAGCGATCGCTCATGGTGGTATTTATCGTCATCACTTACAACAACATTGGGTAAAACTACAATCACATCCTGATTTAATCAAAACTTATGCTGAGGTTGTTGCCACTAAAGAGAGTGTTTTTATTGATCCTATTCATGCTTATAAATTGGAGAATTTAGGATTAATTACCTTTAGAGGTGATCGCGTCTTACCCCGTTGCCAACTCTATCGTGCTTATTTTTCCAAGCAATTCTAA